A window from Sphingobacterium hotanense encodes these proteins:
- a CDS encoding DUF4349 domain-containing protein: MKRVYLLMLSALLLLGSCNQAHKGENAAVAEVALEDHMSAADYADAAATGKIAAEMSSPEQVSSVDPVKPVAEKKIIRSGTLSIEAKDVKESKAGLDNTLKKFQGYYENESATNADTYTSYDLVVRIPSANLDKFLSELERGKDKITEKSLKAEDVSTQYYDVESRLKSKRAYLERYQQMVSSAKSVKDLLEIQEQIRMLQEEIDASESVLRSMSGQVNYSTLTIRLFEEKANLPMGSNSFMTRVKEAFAFGWNLIENLALGVIGLWPVVLLVAAVVYVVRMIRKRKRAKRTGTGIE, translated from the coding sequence ATGAAAAGAGTCTATTTGTTAATGCTAAGTGCATTATTGTTGCTTGGTTCTTGCAACCAAGCGCATAAGGGAGAAAATGCAGCGGTCGCTGAAGTTGCATTAGAGGATCATATGAGTGCGGCGGATTATGCGGATGCGGCGGCTACAGGAAAGATTGCGGCAGAGATGTCTTCTCCAGAACAGGTTTCCTCCGTCGATCCGGTCAAGCCTGTTGCGGAGAAAAAGATTATCCGTAGCGGGACGCTGTCCATCGAAGCGAAGGACGTTAAGGAGAGCAAGGCCGGTTTAGACAATACTCTAAAGAAATTTCAGGGCTATTACGAAAATGAGTCGGCAACCAATGCAGATACTTACACCTCTTATGACTTGGTTGTGCGTATACCGTCTGCCAATTTAGATAAGTTTTTATCGGAGTTGGAGCGTGGTAAGGATAAGATAACGGAAAAGAGTTTGAAGGCGGAGGACGTTTCTACGCAATATTACGATGTGGAGTCGCGCTTAAAGAGCAAGCGTGCCTATTTAGAGCGCTATCAGCAGATGGTTTCTTCGGCAAAGTCGGTTAAAGACTTGCTGGAGATTCAGGAGCAGATCAGGATGCTGCAGGAGGAAATCGATGCGAGCGAGAGTGTGTTACGAAGCATGAGCGGTCAGGTGAATTACAGCACATTGACTATTCGTCTTTTTGAGGAAAAAGCCAATCTTCCGATGGGGTCTAATTCTTTTATGACAAGGGTGAAAGAGGCGTTTGCATTCGGGTGGAATCTGATTGAAAACTTGGCTTTGGGCGTGATTGGATTATGGCCGGTAGTGCTATTAGTAGCTGCTGTGGTTTATGTTGTTCGGATGATTCGGAAGAGAAAAAGAGCGAAGCGAACAGGCACAGGTATCGAATAG
- a CDS encoding VanZ family protein, giving the protein MNWILNYAWAIIWAILMCVLMFMPATELPSGNYFCGSDKMVHCGSFYLLTTLMLFGSAIQTKRRAVKMKTMSIVFFIAILFVAITELGQMYFTSTRQADWWDVFADMVGIGMALFSFLLFYSPRAQYQ; this is encoded by the coding sequence ATGAATTGGATATTAAATTATGCGTGGGCAATTATCTGGGCGATCTTAATGTGTGTCCTTATGTTTATGCCCGCTACAGAACTGCCTTCAGGAAACTACTTCTGCGGATCCGACAAAATGGTGCATTGCGGAAGCTTCTATCTCCTCACCACATTAATGTTATTCGGTAGTGCGATACAGACAAAACGTAGAGCTGTGAAAATGAAAACCATGTCCATCGTGTTCTTCATCGCGATACTCTTTGTTGCCATTACTGAACTCGGACAGATGTATTTCACCAGCACGCGTCAAGCCGATTGGTGGGATGTATTTGCAGATATGGTCGGAATAGGAATGGCCTTATTCAGTTTCCTATTATTTTATAGCCCTAGAGCACAGTATCAATAA
- a CDS encoding nucleoside hydrolase, with translation MKVIFDTDMGPDYDDVGAIAVLHALADRGELDILATVASDAHPDIAPTIEVFNRYFNKPHIPIGQANKQLAPNFTAKTNWNDALIQKFAPEVKNKTYKPAAEVYREVLAKQPDNSVTIITVGFMTNLAELLKSPADQYSKLSGMDLVKKKVKNWVCMAGGFPKGREFNVFKDASSSFYVFNNFPRPILFTGVELGNKIKTGAMIAAKNDQSSPVSMGYQLNLPHYLDKPEKARSSWDQTAVLLAARNPADYFYLSGNGTFKVEEDGYNTWIPDEKRLHRFIFHKYPYEKLEEVIDDLMMHQPKR, from the coding sequence GTGAAGGTGATATTCGATACCGATATGGGGCCAGACTATGATGATGTAGGCGCAATTGCGGTTTTGCATGCGCTTGCCGATCGTGGAGAACTCGATATTCTGGCAACTGTAGCAAGTGATGCACATCCGGATATCGCACCGACTATCGAAGTTTTCAACAGGTATTTCAATAAACCACATATACCTATTGGACAAGCAAACAAGCAGCTTGCACCAAACTTTACAGCAAAGACAAATTGGAATGATGCATTAATTCAGAAATTTGCTCCTGAGGTCAAAAATAAGACCTATAAACCTGCGGCCGAGGTGTACCGCGAAGTATTGGCCAAGCAACCTGATAACTCCGTAACGATTATTACGGTAGGTTTTATGACTAATCTGGCAGAACTGCTTAAGTCTCCGGCGGATCAGTATTCCAAATTAAGCGGCATGGACTTAGTTAAAAAGAAGGTGAAGAATTGGGTCTGTATGGCCGGGGGTTTTCCGAAAGGACGAGAGTTCAACGTTTTTAAAGATGCTTCTTCTTCATTCTATGTCTTCAATAATTTTCCAAGACCTATCCTCTTTACAGGGGTTGAGCTGGGAAACAAAATCAAAACCGGTGCCATGATTGCTGCAAAGAACGATCAAAGCAGTCCTGTTTCAATGGGCTATCAACTCAATCTGCCACATTATTTGGATAAACCCGAAAAGGCAAGGAGTTCATGGGACCAAACGGCGGTTTTGTTGGCAGCGAGAAACCCTGCAGACTATTTCTATTTAAGTGGCAATGGAACGTTTAAGGTTGAAGAAGATGGTTACAATACCTGGATTCCCGACGAAAAGAGGTTGCATCGCTTTATTTTCCACAAGTATCCATATGAGAAGTTGGAAGAAGTAATCGATGACCTGATGATGCATCAGCCGAAGAGATAA
- a CDS encoding sugar phosphate isomerase/epimerase family protein, which produces MKTLKGPGIFLAQFIAEEAPYNTLENIGKWVQSLGYKGVQIPTNDPAFFDLQQAAESKTYAEEIKGKLQEIGLEITELSTHLQGQLIAVHPAYDELFDGFAPAAVRKNPKARTEWATEQLKFAAKASANLGLNAHATFSGALLWHMVYPWPQRPAGVVETGFQELAKRWLPILDEFDKHGVDLCYEIHPGEDLHDGVSYERFLEATNMHERACLLYDPSHLLLQGMDYLSYIDHYHDRIKMFHVKDAEFNPNGKQGVYGGYSGWVERAGRFRSLGDGQVDFKSIFSKLAAYDYEGWAVLEWECALKNSVDGAIEGAEFIKNHIIKVTDKAFDDFAATGTDEAFNKKILGLGG; this is translated from the coding sequence ATGAAGACATTAAAAGGCCCAGGTATCTTCCTAGCACAGTTTATCGCGGAAGAAGCCCCATATAATACATTAGAAAACATCGGGAAATGGGTGCAGTCATTAGGATATAAAGGCGTGCAAATTCCTACCAATGACCCCGCGTTCTTCGATTTGCAGCAAGCCGCAGAAAGCAAAACCTATGCAGAGGAGATTAAAGGCAAATTGCAGGAAATAGGCTTGGAAATTACTGAGCTTTCCACACACCTACAAGGGCAGTTGATTGCTGTACATCCGGCATACGATGAGCTTTTTGATGGTTTCGCGCCGGCAGCAGTAAGAAAGAATCCAAAAGCGCGTACAGAATGGGCGACTGAGCAATTAAAATTCGCTGCAAAGGCTTCGGCAAACTTAGGCTTGAATGCACATGCGACGTTCTCAGGTGCTTTGTTATGGCATATGGTTTACCCTTGGCCTCAACGCCCTGCCGGTGTTGTAGAGACAGGTTTCCAGGAACTTGCCAAGCGCTGGTTACCGATCTTAGATGAATTCGACAAACATGGCGTGGATCTATGCTATGAAATACATCCCGGCGAGGATTTGCATGATGGGGTTAGCTATGAGCGATTCCTCGAAGCGACGAATATGCATGAACGTGCTTGTTTATTGTATGACCCATCGCACCTATTGCTTCAGGGCATGGATTATTTAAGCTATATCGATCATTATCATGATCGCATCAAGATGTTCCATGTGAAAGATGCAGAGTTCAACCCGAATGGAAAGCAGGGAGTTTATGGTGGATACAGCGGCTGGGTTGAACGTGCGGGAAGATTCCGTTCGCTTGGTGACGGGCAGGTGGACTTCAAGAGCATTTTCAGCAAGTTAGCGGCTTATGATTACGAAGGTTGGGCAGTGTTGGAATGGGAATGTGCATTGAAGAACAGTGTGGATGGTGCTATTGAAGGTGCTGAATTCATTAAAAATCATATTATCAAGGTGACCGATAAGGCTTTCGATGATTTCGCTGCAACAGGTACGGATGAAGCATTCAACAAAAAGATATTAGGATTGGGAGGATAG
- a CDS encoding family 65 glycosyl hydrolase domain-containing protein produces the protein MKNYIQADPWNIIEEGFDPHLNKISESLFSIGNGKMGQRANFEEAYSGESLQGSYVAGIYFPDKTRVGWWKNGYPPTFDKVINSTNWIGIDIYINNVLLDLAQCQVTQFKRVLNMQEGYLQRTFRATINEGQEIEVNSIRFCSIADDEIGAIQYSLTALNFDAAIKVVSKLDGDIVNEDSNYDFKFWEPVADQQSENGVFLQTKTLKTGFELCVGAKTQIYADGHLVKLNQQGVLQQNKWIAEEFHLDITSGNTINIVKLACVQSSLNHPAEALMATCEEKLAIANTVGFEKLKETQKVAWANKWLQSDIQIEGDVKAQQAIRFNIFQLFQTYTGTDSRLNIGPKGFTGEKYAGATYWDTEAYCIPFYLSTAPQEVGRNLLVYRYNHLEKAIENAEMLGFKNGAALYPMVTMDGTESHNEWEITFEEIHRNGAIAYAIYNYINYTQDWDYLAQYGLEVLVAIARFWAQRVNWSEEREKYVMLGVTGPNEYENNVNNNWYTNYLAVWCLNYTREALDYVKQKDVARFEAILDKISFDLEEFELWQEIADNMYYPYHEKLKIYLQQDGYLDKEQWLVKDLPASERPLNQKWSWDRILRSCFIKQADVLQGMYFFEDQFDLEDIRRNFDFYEPRTVHESSLSPCIHSILAAKLNDEARAYEFYLRTARLDLDDYNNDTEDGLHITSMAGTWMSIVQGFAGMRIKNNQLYFQPFLPEQWESFTFNIGFRGKILSIRISKGEMEIENTSSEVLDVQVGDANYSIPGNSSQIINI, from the coding sequence ATGAAAAACTACATCCAAGCCGATCCCTGGAATATTATTGAAGAGGGCTTTGATCCTCACCTAAATAAAATATCCGAAAGTTTATTTAGTATCGGTAATGGTAAAATGGGGCAAAGAGCAAACTTCGAGGAAGCATATTCCGGTGAAAGTCTGCAAGGCTCTTATGTGGCGGGAATCTATTTCCCAGATAAAACCAGAGTGGGCTGGTGGAAAAACGGATATCCGCCAACATTCGATAAAGTTATCAATTCGACGAATTGGATAGGCATCGATATTTACATCAACAACGTATTATTGGATTTAGCCCAATGCCAAGTAACCCAGTTTAAACGGGTGTTGAATATGCAGGAGGGTTATCTGCAGCGCACTTTTAGAGCAACGATAAATGAGGGACAAGAGATTGAGGTGAATAGTATCCGCTTCTGCAGTATTGCTGATGATGAAATCGGTGCGATACAATACAGCTTAACGGCATTAAATTTTGATGCTGCGATTAAAGTCGTGTCGAAGTTGGATGGTGATATCGTCAATGAGGATAGTAATTACGACTTTAAGTTTTGGGAACCCGTAGCGGATCAGCAATCCGAAAATGGGGTATTCTTACAGACCAAGACTTTGAAGACGGGGTTCGAATTATGTGTTGGCGCGAAGACGCAGATATATGCTGATGGGCACTTAGTGAAACTAAATCAACAGGGCGTATTACAACAGAATAAATGGATAGCAGAAGAGTTTCACTTGGATATTACTTCGGGCAATACGATTAACATCGTTAAGCTCGCCTGTGTGCAATCATCGCTCAATCATCCTGCGGAAGCTTTAATGGCAACCTGTGAGGAAAAACTTGCAATCGCGAATACCGTGGGATTTGAGAAATTGAAAGAAACGCAGAAGGTAGCTTGGGCGAACAAATGGTTGCAAAGCGACATTCAGATCGAAGGCGATGTGAAAGCGCAACAAGCAATTCGTTTCAATATCTTCCAACTGTTCCAAACCTATACCGGTACGGACTCCAGACTAAACATTGGTCCTAAAGGTTTTACGGGCGAGAAATATGCGGGTGCTACCTATTGGGATACCGAAGCCTATTGCATCCCGTTCTACTTGTCCACGGCACCACAGGAAGTTGGCCGCAACTTATTGGTCTATCGGTATAACCATTTAGAAAAGGCGATTGAGAACGCCGAGATGTTGGGCTTCAAAAATGGCGCAGCCCTATATCCTATGGTTACCATGGATGGAACGGAAAGTCATAACGAATGGGAAATTACATTCGAAGAGATTCATAGAAATGGTGCAATCGCTTATGCGATTTACAATTACATCAACTATACGCAAGATTGGGACTACCTTGCACAATATGGCTTAGAGGTTTTGGTTGCCATTGCGCGCTTTTGGGCACAACGCGTAAACTGGAGCGAGGAACGCGAGAAATACGTTATGCTTGGCGTGACGGGTCCTAATGAATATGAAAACAACGTCAACAACAACTGGTATACCAACTACTTAGCTGTATGGTGCTTGAACTATACGCGTGAAGCGCTGGATTACGTAAAACAAAAGGACGTTGCGCGCTTCGAAGCGATCTTGGATAAGATAAGTTTCGATCTAGAAGAATTTGAACTATGGCAAGAGATTGCGGATAACATGTACTATCCTTATCATGAGAAGCTAAAAATCTATCTTCAGCAGGACGGCTACTTGGATAAAGAGCAATGGTTGGTGAAAGATCTTCCGGCTTCTGAGCGACCTTTAAATCAGAAGTGGAGCTGGGACCGAATTCTCCGTTCTTGTTTTATCAAGCAGGCGGATGTTTTGCAGGGCATGTACTTCTTCGAGGACCAGTTTGACTTAGAAGATATACGTCGGAATTTTGATTTCTATGAACCTCGTACGGTACATGAAAGCTCGCTGTCGCCCTGCATACACAGTATTTTAGCTGCTAAGCTCAATGACGAGGCAAGGGCATACGAATTCTATTTACGAACCGCAAGACTAGATTTAGACGATTATAACAATGACACCGAAGACGGGTTGCACATCACATCCATGGCAGGAACTTGGATGAGCATTGTACAGGGCTTCGCTGGAATGCGTATCAAGAATAATCAATTGTATTTTCAGCCCTTCCTTCCTGAACAGTGGGAATCCTTTACTTTTAACATTGGGTTTAGAGGTAAAATTTTATCCATCCGTATCAGCAAAGGAGAAATGGAAATCGAAAACACGTCCAGCGAGGTGCTAGACGTGCAAGTAGGAGATGCGAATTATTCCATTCCGGGAAATTCTTCGCAGATTATTAATATCTAA
- a CDS encoding putative periplasmic lipoprotein gives MKKVLMLLFVAIGLASCSKDTLDSIERDTAQNIIRINKWYDVIKTVSVADAADVTTVLVGAGENTYMEFRANNNAYIMRTDNSWSDPIPYLLKGEKVMEFDGLEYQIQENIISTIGKFTLKRVDGPTTTTIQFRRR, from the coding sequence ATGAAAAAGGTATTGATGCTATTATTTGTTGCAATTGGCTTGGCTTCTTGTAGCAAGGATACGCTAGATAGTATCGAGCGTGATACAGCGCAAAACATTATCCGTATTAACAAATGGTATGACGTGATTAAGACGGTTAGTGTCGCAGATGCGGCTGATGTAACAACAGTGCTTGTTGGTGCAGGGGAAAACACTTATATGGAATTCAGAGCAAATAATAATGCTTACATCATGAGGACCGATAATAGCTGGTCCGATCCGATTCCATACCTGTTGAAAGGAGAGAAAGTGATGGAATTTGACGGTTTAGAATATCAAATCCAAGAAAACATTATTTCTACCATTGGAAAATTTACACTTAAGCGTGTAGATGGCCCTACGACTACGACAATTCAATTTAGAAGACGTTAA
- a CDS encoding ComF family protein, translating to MKMPKAFKSAVLNLFFPEVCMACSGILLHQESTICTKCLFHLPYTDDHLIPNNESFILMQGKLRVERAISMLRFCPSSRVEHLIHQMKYANKPQLGKFLGHVYGTLLEEIQYFDDVDAIIPIPLHPRRFAKVSILGWGLLNA from the coding sequence ATGAAAATGCCAAAGGCTTTTAAGAGCGCTGTATTGAACTTGTTTTTCCCTGAGGTGTGCATGGCATGCTCCGGGATATTGTTGCATCAGGAATCCACAATTTGTACTAAATGTCTGTTTCATCTCCCTTATACAGACGATCATCTCATTCCCAACAATGAGAGTTTTATTCTGATGCAGGGAAAATTAAGAGTGGAGCGCGCTATTTCCATGCTCCGTTTCTGTCCGTCTTCACGCGTAGAGCATCTCATCCATCAGATGAAATATGCTAATAAACCACAGCTAGGGAAGTTTTTAGGTCATGTGTATGGTACGTTATTGGAGGAGATTCAATATTTCGACGATGTGGATGCCATCATTCCTATACCGCTTCATCCTCGACGGTTTGCGAAAGTGAGTATTTTGGGATGGGGATTGCTGAACGCTTAG
- the rlmN gene encoding 23S rRNA (adenine(2503)-C(2))-methyltransferase RlmN — protein MEKATKLVDIRSLSLDQIKAALVEMGEQGFRAKQIYEWLWQKSATDFDQMSNLSKSLRENLKSRFSINAVQVRQSQISSDKTIKSSFTLYDGNVIEGVLIPADDRMTACVSSQVGCSLTCKFCATGYMDRKRNLNADEIYDQVVLISKQAEEQYGHPLTNIVYMGMGEPLLNYSNMLKSVDRITSPDGLNMAAKRITVSTAGIAKMIKKLGDDQVRFNLALSLHAANDTKRNEIMPINEQNSLKALAEALKYFYAKTKNPITFEYIVFHNFNDELEDAKELARFCKHVPCKVNIIEYNPISLADFVNAEADKIDQFANYLRSQGVTTNVRRSRGKDIDAACGQLAIKEKETESSET, from the coding sequence GTGGAAAAAGCAACAAAATTGGTAGATATCAGAAGTTTGAGCCTCGATCAGATTAAGGCTGCTCTTGTGGAAATGGGTGAGCAGGGATTCCGTGCGAAGCAGATTTATGAATGGTTATGGCAGAAATCGGCTACTGATTTTGATCAGATGAGCAATTTGAGCAAGTCGTTGCGCGAGAACTTAAAGTCTCGTTTTTCGATCAACGCTGTACAAGTTCGTCAGTCGCAGATTTCCTCCGACAAGACTATCAAAAGTAGTTTTACGCTTTACGATGGGAATGTTATTGAGGGTGTTTTGATACCTGCAGATGATCGGATGACGGCTTGCGTGAGTTCGCAGGTTGGTTGTAGTCTGACCTGTAAATTCTGTGCTACGGGCTATATGGATCGCAAGCGTAATCTGAATGCCGATGAAATCTATGATCAGGTTGTTTTAATCAGCAAGCAAGCCGAGGAGCAGTATGGGCACCCATTGACCAATATCGTGTATATGGGTATGGGCGAACCTTTATTGAACTATAGCAATATGCTGAAGTCGGTTGATCGTATCACCTCACCGGATGGTCTGAACATGGCTGCAAAGCGTATTACCGTTTCTACTGCGGGTATTGCAAAGATGATCAAGAAGCTCGGCGACGATCAGGTACGATTTAATTTAGCGTTATCCCTACACGCTGCTAATGACACGAAGCGTAATGAAATCATGCCTATCAACGAGCAGAACTCGCTGAAAGCACTTGCGGAAGCTTTGAAATATTTCTACGCTAAAACCAAGAACCCCATTACCTTCGAATACATTGTATTCCATAATTTCAATGATGAGCTGGAGGATGCTAAGGAATTAGCTAGATTCTGTAAGCATGTTCCTTGTAAAGTGAATATTATTGAGTATAACCCTATTTCGCTCGCTGATTTTGTGAATGCAGAGGCTGATAAGATCGACCAGTTTGCGAATTACCTTCGTAGTCAGGGAGTTACGACCAATGTGCGCCGAAGCCGTGGTAAGGATATCGATGCAGCTTGCGGACAGCTTGCTATCAAAGAGAAAGAAACCGAAAGTTCAGAAACCTAA
- the miaE gene encoding tRNA-(ms[2]io[6]A)-hydroxylase: protein MLGLKLLTDPRWANIAESNLEEILTDHAWCEQKAASNAISLITQNSEHEDLVHELTAIAIEEMEHFKMVIDIIQQRGYTLGRERKDDYVGQLMKFAKKDGSRNMAFIDRLLFAAMIEARSCERFRVLSKNIADQELAKFYHELMVSEANHYTTFLNFARKYTIDVDVDKRWKEWLDFEGELIQSYGKKEYIHG, encoded by the coding sequence ATGTTAGGATTAAAATTATTGACAGATCCCCGTTGGGCAAATATTGCGGAGTCGAACTTAGAAGAGATATTGACAGATCACGCTTGGTGCGAGCAGAAAGCGGCATCGAATGCGATTTCCTTGATCACACAGAACTCAGAGCATGAGGACTTGGTGCATGAATTGACGGCAATTGCCATCGAAGAGATGGAACACTTTAAAATGGTGATCGATATTATTCAACAACGCGGATATACCTTAGGGAGAGAGCGTAAGGATGATTACGTAGGCCAATTAATGAAATTTGCAAAGAAAGACGGTTCTCGCAATATGGCATTTATCGATCGTTTGCTATTTGCGGCAATGATCGAAGCTAGAAGCTGCGAACGCTTTCGCGTATTGTCTAAGAATATTGCCGACCAAGAATTAGCGAAGTTCTACCATGAACTGATGGTATCGGAAGCAAACCATTATACAACATTCTTGAACTTTGCAAGAAAATATACGATAGACGTCGATGTGGATAAGCGTTGGAAAGAATGGCTTGATTTTGAGGGCGAGCTAATCCAATCTTATGGAAAAAAAGAATATATCCACGGATAG
- a CDS encoding ComF family protein codes for MYCIGLYITLPKQRKTWFLEQTEGVDKIFRCSNELDLHDKHILLLDDVLTSGATLASAGNTLLDKFPGCRISIATIAKA; via the coding sequence ATGTATTGTATCGGGCTATACATAACGCTACCCAAACAAAGAAAGACCTGGTTTCTAGAGCAGACAGAGGGCGTGGATAAGATCTTTCGCTGTTCTAACGAATTAGATCTCCATGACAAACATATTTTATTGCTTGATGATGTGTTGACTTCCGGGGCTACTTTGGCATCAGCCGGAAATACATTGCTAGATAAATTTCCAGGCTGTCGTATTTCTATCGCAACGATTGCAAAAGCTTAG
- a CDS encoding LLM class flavin-dependent oxidoreductase, giving the protein MELGIGMFGDLKINPQTGEIQNTQVRLGEIIEEIKLMDEVGVDFFGMGEHHRADYAVASPEIILAAAATVTKNIKLGSAVSVLSSADPVKLYQDFATVDLLSNGRAEIMAGRGSFIESFPLFGFDLKDYSSLFEEKLNLLTRLNNAETITWTGKHRPSLINQSIYPRPTNGKMPIWVAVGGTTESVIRAGKLGLPVMFAIIGGSPINFKPLFEVYEQAFVDSGHNREDMQVGVHMHSFFGEDSQEIANWYYPFYAAQMDRIGASRGWPSYQRTQYDYGRSRHGHLIVGDVNESVDKILQMQETFGLTRFSAHMDVGSPDHSKMMKAIELYGNKIIPQVKKGLV; this is encoded by the coding sequence ATGGAATTAGGAATAGGCATGTTTGGTGATTTAAAAATAAATCCACAAACAGGTGAAATACAGAATACACAAGTTCGCTTAGGCGAAATCATAGAAGAGATCAAATTGATGGATGAAGTAGGCGTAGACTTCTTCGGTATGGGCGAGCACCACCGTGCAGATTATGCTGTTGCTTCCCCAGAGATAATCTTAGCAGCCGCCGCAACGGTGACGAAGAACATCAAACTAGGAAGCGCAGTTTCCGTATTGAGCTCCGCAGATCCCGTAAAATTATATCAGGATTTCGCTACGGTCGACTTGTTGTCCAATGGTCGTGCGGAAATTATGGCGGGACGCGGTTCGTTCATTGAATCTTTCCCACTATTTGGTTTTGATTTAAAAGACTACAGCTCGCTATTCGAAGAGAAATTGAATCTTTTAACACGCTTAAATAACGCTGAGACTATTACTTGGACGGGCAAGCATCGCCCAAGCCTGATCAATCAATCGATCTATCCAAGACCAACCAACGGTAAAATGCCGATTTGGGTTGCGGTAGGTGGTACAACAGAATCGGTTATCCGTGCCGGAAAATTAGGATTGCCCGTGATGTTCGCGATTATTGGCGGTTCACCAATAAACTTCAAACCTTTGTTTGAGGTTTATGAACAAGCTTTTGTAGACTCCGGACATAACCGTGAGGATATGCAAGTCGGCGTACATATGCATTCTTTCTTCGGGGAAGATTCGCAAGAAATTGCAAACTGGTACTACCCATTCTACGCTGCACAAATGGACAGAATCGGGGCTTCCCGCGGCTGGCCTTCCTACCAGCGTACGCAATACGATTACGGCCGCTCAAGACATGGCCACTTAATTGTTGGCGATGTCAACGAGTCGGTAGACAAAATCCTCCAAATGCAAGAAACTTTCGGTCTGACCCGTTTCTCAGCACATATGGACGTAGGTAGCCCGGACCATAGCAAAATGATGAAAGCTATCGAACTGTATGGTAATAAGATTATTCCACAGGTGAAGAAAGGACTTGTTTAG
- a CDS encoding glycosyltransferase family 4 protein, with protein MGKRVLIIGLVWPEPNSSAAGWRMLELVKCFLAYGYDVHFACAAGKSEYSFPLTDLQVSEHNILLNDSSFDSFITELHPEIVLFDRFMVEEQYSWRVKSACPNALLILDTEDLHSIRLARQQSHKSNKELSEDSYANAHSLREIAAILRCDLSLIISSYEMEVLGRVFRVAPELLQFLPFHITAEQREKPGFQDRANFAFIGNFIHEPNWQTVLALKKIWPSIRKQLPAAELHVYGAYPSQKVWELNKPKDGFIIKGRTENAIETLAQYRVLLAPIPFGAGLKGKFIDALRAGTPSITTTIGAEGFSNNELWNGYITDEDEDFVANAVQLASHESDWQQASEKGEQLLKALNSEALFSEFMSTIEKLQDNLDAHRRQNIMGQILWSNQFSATKYMSLWIEAKNKG; from the coding sequence ATGGGAAAGCGTGTTTTGATAATCGGGTTAGTATGGCCTGAGCCGAACTCCTCGGCGGCGGGTTGGCGGATGCTGGAATTAGTAAAATGCTTCCTAGCATATGGCTACGACGTCCATTTTGCCTGTGCTGCCGGAAAATCGGAATATTCCTTCCCATTAACTGATTTACAGGTCAGCGAGCATAACATTCTATTGAACGACAGTTCCTTCGATAGCTTCATTACTGAACTCCATCCGGAGATCGTGCTATTCGATCGCTTTATGGTCGAGGAACAATATAGCTGGCGCGTGAAATCGGCATGTCCGAACGCCCTGCTGATTTTGGACACGGAAGATCTTCATAGTATTCGTTTGGCTAGGCAGCAATCCCATAAAAGCAATAAGGAGTTATCAGAAGACTCCTATGCTAATGCTCATAGCCTGCGCGAAATTGCAGCAATACTGCGCTGCGATTTATCCTTGATTATTTCATCCTATGAGATGGAGGTGCTAGGCCGAGTATTTCGTGTAGCCCCTGAGCTTTTGCAATTCTTGCCTTTCCATATTACTGCTGAACAACGCGAAAAACCCGGTTTCCAAGACCGCGCAAACTTCGCTTTTATCGGAAATTTCATTCATGAGCCTAATTGGCAAACCGTACTTGCATTGAAGAAAATATGGCCTTCAATACGGAAGCAATTGCCTGCTGCAGAGCTCCATGTATATGGAGCCTATCCTAGTCAAAAAGTTTGGGAATTGAATAAGCCTAAAGATGGATTTATCATTAAAGGGCGTACGGAAAATGCAATCGAAACGCTGGCACAATATCGTGTACTGCTAGCGCCTATTCCTTTCGGCGCCGGCTTGAAAGGGAAGTTCATTGATGCATTACGAGCCGGGACGCCTTCAATAACAACGACAATTGGAGCCGAAGGATTCTCGAATAATGAGCTGTGGAATGGCTATATCACAGATGAGGATGAAGACTTTGTGGCGAATGCTGTTCAACTAGCTTCCCATGAAAGCGATTGGCAACAAGCCTCGGAAAAGGGAGAGCAACTGCTTAAAGCATTAAATTCAGAAGCGTTATTCTCGGAATTTATGTCAACCATCGAAAAGCTCCAAGATAATTTAGATGCGCATAGGCGGCAAAACATCATGGGGCAGATCCTATGGAGCAATCAATTTAGCGCAACAAAGTATATGTCGCTCTGGATTGAAGCCAAGAATAAAGGGTAA